One window of the Endomicrobium proavitum genome contains the following:
- the trxB gene encoding thioredoxin-disulfide reductase produces the protein MDKIIYDAIIIGGGPAGMTAAIYTARARLNTLLIEKSGCGGQMAVTDLLENYPGFNGGINGFELGTKLEAQVKDFGAQIVYDEVESISEGNIKTVKTPNAAYQAKTVIIAAGTKVKNLGVKGEEKFIGNGISFCAVCDAPFYKNKDVLVVGGGDSAVQEAIYLAKFAKNVTIIHRRDELRAAKILRERMLSYKNISVMYNTVADNITGSEKIEKVTVSNVKTKEQKDLKVDGIFVFVGLLPNTTFSSNVALDALGYIITDENMKTSIPGIFAAGDIRKKQLRQVVTAASDGAQAAISAQHYIEENEKLFI, from the coding sequence GTGGATAAAATAATATACGATGCAATTATTATAGGCGGCGGCCCGGCGGGAATGACTGCCGCCATTTATACCGCAAGAGCAAGGCTTAACACTTTGCTTATTGAAAAATCAGGCTGCGGCGGGCAGATGGCTGTTACGGATTTACTTGAAAACTACCCCGGCTTTAACGGCGGAATTAACGGCTTTGAATTAGGCACAAAACTTGAGGCTCAGGTAAAAGATTTCGGCGCGCAAATAGTTTACGATGAGGTTGAAAGCATTTCCGAAGGCAATATAAAAACAGTTAAAACTCCAAACGCCGCGTATCAGGCAAAAACCGTTATTATTGCTGCCGGAACAAAAGTTAAAAATCTCGGCGTTAAAGGCGAAGAAAAATTTATCGGAAACGGAATTTCTTTTTGCGCCGTTTGCGACGCGCCGTTTTACAAAAATAAAGACGTTTTGGTTGTTGGCGGCGGAGATTCTGCCGTTCAAGAGGCTATTTATCTTGCAAAGTTTGCAAAAAACGTTACAATAATTCACAGAAGAGACGAGTTGAGAGCCGCAAAAATTCTTCGGGAAAGAATGCTGTCATATAAAAATATATCGGTTATGTATAATACTGTCGCGGACAATATTACGGGTTCTGAAAAAATAGAAAAAGTTACGGTTTCAAACGTTAAAACAAAAGAGCAAAAAGATTTAAAAGTTGACGGTATTTTTGTTTTTGTGGGGCTTCTTCCAAACACTACTTTCAGTTCTAACGTTGCGCTTGACGCGCTGGGCTACATAATTACCGACGAGAATATGAAAACTTCAATACCCGGAATTTTTGCCGCAGGCGACATAAGAAAAAAACAGTTAAGACAGGTTGTTACCGCCGCTTCAGACGGCGCGCAGGCCGCCATAAGCGCGCAGCATTATATTGAAGAAAACGAAAAATTGTTTATATGA
- the trxA gene encoding thioredoxin encodes MALEISESNFAKEVLESDKPVLVDFWAPWCGPCKMLTPVIEELAGEYEGKVKVGKLNTDENIEIASKFQITSIPCLILFKGGTPVQKIVGFRPKNDIKKIIEENI; translated from the coding sequence ATGGCATTAGAAATTTCCGAGAGCAATTTTGCAAAAGAAGTTTTAGAGTCCGACAAGCCGGTTCTTGTAGATTTTTGGGCGCCGTGGTGCGGACCTTGCAAGATGCTTACTCCCGTTATAGAAGAACTTGCCGGCGAATACGAGGGAAAAGTTAAAGTGGGAAAACTTAACACCGACGAAAATATAGAGATTGCGTCAAAATTTCAGATAACTTCAATACCATGCCTTATTTTATTTAAAGGCGGAACGCCGGTGCAGAAAATAGTCGGCTTCAGACCGAAAAACGATATAAAAAAAATTATAGAAGAGAATATTTAA